The following coding sequences lie in one Sorex araneus isolate mSorAra2 chromosome 4, mSorAra2.pri, whole genome shotgun sequence genomic window:
- the PSMB1 gene encoding proteasome subunit beta type-1, with translation MLSSAAVFPGPGGDLALQPRCDAGPVQLRFSPYAFNGGTVLAIAGEDFSIVASDTRLSEGFSIHTRDSPKCYKLTDKTVIGCSGFHGDCLTLTKIIEARLKMYKHSNNKAMTTGAIAAMLSTILYSRRFFPYYVYNIIGGLDEEGKGAVYSFDPVGSYQRDSFKAGGSASAMLQPLLDNQVGFKNMQNVEHVPLSLDRAMRLVKDVFISAAERDVYTGDALRICVVTKEGIREETVPLRKD, from the exons ATGCTGTCGTCTGCGGCTGTGTTCCCGGGCCCCGGCGGGGACCTGGCGTTGCAGCCTCGCTGCGACGCGGGCCCTGTGCAGCTGCGCTTCTCGCCCTACGCCTTCAACGGAGG tACTGTATTGGCAATTGCTGGAGAAGATTTTTCAATTGTTGCCTCTGACACACGGTTGAGTGAAGGATTTTCAATTCATACACGGGACAGCCCCAAATGTTATAAATT AACAGACAAAACAGTCATTGGATGCAGTGGTTTTCATGGAGACTGTCTTACCCTGACAAAGATTATTGAAGCAAGATTAAAG ATGTATAAACATTCCAATAATAAGGCCATGACTACAGGGGCAATTGCTGCCATGCTGTCTACAATTCTCTATTCAAGACGCTTCTTCCCATACTACGTTTACAATATCATCGGGGGTCTAGATGAAGAAG GGAAGGGAGCTGTCTACAGCTTTGACCCTGTGGGGTCCTACCAGAGAGATTCCTTCAAGGCGGGAGGCTCAGCGAGTGCCATGCTTCAGCCTCTGCTTGACAACCAG GTTGGTTTTAAGAACATGCAAAACGTGGAGCATGTCCCACTCTCCTTGGACAGAGCCATGAGGCTGGTGAAAGACGTCTTCATTTCTGCAGCCGAGAGGGACGTGTACACTGGGGATGCTCTTCGGATCTGCGTCGTGACCAAAGAGGGCATCCGGGAGGAGACCGTCCCCCTCAGGAAAGATTGA